The Amycolatopsis mongoliensis genome includes a window with the following:
- a CDS encoding acyltransferase family protein, whose amino-acid sequence MIDYWRPLDHAEYRASSWFPGLTGLRALAALAVVFFHYGGPVVDRLQGWIAVQLFFVLSGFLITTLALREEDRAGRVSLRDFYVRRVLRIMPVYLLLLGLTALAVTLAGAYQSSRLADAMPFYLTFFNEVVDFNTPYPTSWSLGVEEKFYLVWPALLVLTSFAKSGKTALRLLIGAGAVGVVLGVLPLAPSHQWASLAVHYGSLVVGCLLALALHHPRGFAVLRPLTSPAAAVLVALGFCVLQLSVKPLGQSLGGYWQFVVPIYAVGAALLLVAVVSAGPVRRLLASRPLTYIGDRSYALYLAQTGAAGVTGLLLPTGLAKAAATSAVALLFACCLRRWVELPAIAVGRRLVAKAERAPAGERQEPARVD is encoded by the coding sequence CCCTGGCCGTCGTGTTCTTCCACTACGGCGGCCCGGTCGTCGACCGGCTGCAGGGCTGGATCGCCGTCCAGCTGTTCTTCGTGCTGTCCGGCTTCCTCATCACGACGCTGGCGCTGCGCGAAGAGGACCGCGCCGGCCGGGTCTCGCTGCGCGACTTCTACGTCCGCCGCGTCCTCCGGATCATGCCGGTGTACTTGCTGCTGCTCGGCCTGACGGCGCTGGCGGTGACGCTCGCCGGCGCGTACCAGAGCAGCAGACTGGCCGACGCGATGCCGTTCTACCTGACGTTCTTCAACGAGGTCGTCGACTTCAACACGCCGTACCCGACGTCGTGGTCGCTGGGTGTGGAGGAGAAGTTCTACCTCGTCTGGCCCGCGCTGCTCGTGCTGACGTCGTTCGCGAAGTCCGGGAAGACCGCGCTGCGCCTGCTGATCGGCGCGGGCGCGGTGGGCGTCGTGCTCGGCGTGCTGCCGCTGGCGCCGTCCCATCAGTGGGCCAGCCTGGCCGTGCACTACGGCTCCCTGGTCGTCGGCTGCCTGCTCGCGCTGGCGCTGCACCACCCGCGTGGGTTCGCGGTGCTGCGGCCGCTGACCAGCCCGGCCGCCGCGGTGCTGGTCGCGCTGGGGTTCTGCGTGCTGCAGCTGTCGGTCAAGCCGCTGGGGCAGTCGCTCGGCGGGTACTGGCAGTTCGTCGTCCCGATCTACGCGGTGGGCGCGGCGCTGCTGCTCGTCGCGGTCGTCTCGGCGGGCCCGGTGCGGCGGCTGCTCGCGAGCCGTCCGCTCACCTACATCGGTGATCGCTCCTACGCGCTCTACCTGGCCCAGACCGGGGCCGCGGGCGTCACCGGGCTCCTGCTGCCGACGGGACTCGCGAAGGCCGCCGCGACCTCCGCCGTCGCACTGCTCTTCGCGTGCTGCCTGCGGCGGTGGGTCGAGCTGCCCGCGATCGCGGTCGGCCGCCGGCTGGTGGCGAAAGCCGAGCGGGCCCCTGCCGGAGAACGACAGGAGCCCGCTCGGGTGGACTAG
- the ald gene encoding alanine dehydrogenase: protein MRIAVPREIKRHEYRVALTPAGVHELVGRGHDVFVETGAGIGSSISDEEYVAAGAKILATAAETWAEGELVLKVKEPIAEEYPRLRADQVLFTYLHIAADRPLTDALLAAGTTAIAYETVQTASGALPLLAPMSEVAGRLAPQVGAFSLMKPSGGRGVLPGGIPGVHPARVVVIGGGVAGLNAARVALGLGSDVEILDTNVDRLRQIDNDFGGRIRTVTSNRLSVEESVLQADMVIGAVLVPGAKAPKLVSNELVARMKAGSVLVDIAIDQGGCFADSRPTTHDDPTYTVHESLFYCVANMPGAVPRTSTYGLTNVTLPYAVQLAEHGWKAALQADAALAKGLNTHAGALTNGPVAVAHDLPHTPLATVLA, encoded by the coding sequence GTGCGTATCGCCGTTCCCCGTGAAATCAAGAGGCACGAATACCGGGTCGCGCTGACCCCGGCCGGGGTCCACGAGCTGGTCGGCCGCGGGCACGACGTCTTCGTCGAGACGGGCGCCGGGATCGGTTCGTCCATCTCGGACGAGGAGTACGTCGCCGCCGGCGCGAAGATCCTCGCCACCGCCGCCGAGACCTGGGCCGAGGGCGAGCTGGTCCTCAAGGTCAAGGAGCCGATCGCCGAGGAGTACCCCCGGCTGCGCGCCGACCAGGTGCTGTTCACTTACCTGCACATCGCCGCCGACCGGCCGCTGACCGACGCGCTGCTGGCCGCCGGCACCACCGCGATCGCCTACGAGACCGTGCAGACCGCGAGCGGCGCGCTTCCGCTGCTCGCCCCGATGTCCGAGGTCGCGGGCCGGCTGGCCCCGCAGGTCGGCGCGTTCTCGCTGATGAAGCCGAGCGGCGGCCGCGGCGTGCTGCCCGGCGGCATCCCGGGTGTGCACCCCGCGCGCGTCGTCGTCATCGGCGGCGGCGTGGCCGGCCTGAACGCCGCCCGCGTCGCGCTGGGCCTCGGCTCGGACGTCGAGATCCTGGACACCAACGTCGACCGCCTCCGCCAGATCGACAACGACTTCGGCGGCCGCATCCGCACGGTGACGTCCAACCGCCTGTCGGTCGAGGAGTCCGTGCTGCAGGCCGACATGGTCATCGGCGCGGTGCTGGTGCCGGGCGCGAAGGCGCCGAAGCTCGTCTCGAACGAGCTCGTGGCCCGCATGAAGGCCGGCAGCGTGCTCGTCGACATCGCGATCGACCAGGGCGGCTGCTTCGCCGACTCGCGCCCGACCACGCACGACGACCCGACCTACACCGTGCACGAGTCGCTCTTCTACTGCGTCGCGAACATGCCGGGCGCGGTGCCGCGGACGTCGACCTACGGCCTCACGAACGTCACGCTGCCGTACGCGGTCCAGCTGGCCGAGCACGGCTGGAAAGCCGCGCTGCAGGCGGACGCGGCGCTGGCGAAGGGCCTCAACACGCACGCGGGCGCCCTGACGAACGGCCCGGTCGCGGTCGCTCACGACCTGCCCCACACGCCGCTGGCGACCGTGCTCGCCTGA
- a CDS encoding zinc-binding dehydrogenase, translated as MRAVWLREFGGPEVLEPGDAPDPVPGPGQVLVEVAFANLTFVETQVRAGTGPFRPVLPIIPGNGVGGVISAVGEGVDPGLAGQRVVTSTGGSGGYAQRVAVDAAAVFGVPDALALDAAVALLADGRTATGLVRATRVRPGERVLVEAAAGGVGGLLVQLAKAAGASVVGAAGGPAKVASVVGADVVVDYLASDWTSSAGEVDVVFDGVGGAIGTAAFGLLRPGGRMAVYGLAGGSWAEVSEEDAAARGVSLVRSIGSPADLRACTESALSEAAAGRLVPVIGRRFPLEKVADAHAAIESRATVGKTLLVV; from the coding sequence ATGAGAGCTGTGTGGTTGCGGGAGTTCGGCGGGCCGGAAGTGCTCGAGCCGGGGGACGCGCCGGACCCGGTCCCCGGACCCGGTCAGGTGCTGGTCGAGGTGGCGTTCGCGAACCTCACCTTCGTCGAGACCCAGGTGCGGGCCGGGACGGGACCGTTCCGTCCGGTGTTGCCGATCATCCCCGGCAACGGCGTCGGCGGCGTGATCAGCGCGGTCGGCGAGGGCGTGGACCCGGGGCTCGCCGGGCAGCGGGTGGTCACGTCGACCGGCGGCTCCGGCGGGTACGCCCAGCGCGTCGCGGTGGACGCGGCGGCGGTGTTCGGAGTGCCGGACGCGCTGGCGCTCGACGCGGCGGTGGCGCTGCTCGCGGACGGCCGGACCGCGACGGGCCTGGTCCGTGCCACCCGGGTGCGGCCCGGCGAGCGGGTCCTGGTCGAGGCGGCCGCGGGCGGCGTCGGCGGCCTGCTGGTGCAGCTGGCGAAGGCGGCGGGCGCTTCGGTGGTCGGCGCGGCGGGCGGGCCGGCGAAGGTGGCGTCGGTGGTGGGCGCCGACGTCGTGGTCGACTACCTGGCTTCGGATTGGACGTCTTCGGCCGGCGAAGTGGACGTCGTCTTCGACGGCGTGGGCGGGGCGATCGGCACGGCGGCGTTCGGGCTCCTGCGGCCGGGCGGGCGGATGGCGGTGTACGGCCTGGCGGGCGGCTCGTGGGCGGAAGTGTCCGAAGAGGACGCCGCGGCGCGAGGGGTTTCGCTGGTGCGCTCGATCGGGAGCCCGGCGGACCTGCGGGCGTGCACGGAGTCGGCGCTTTCCGAAGCGGCCGCCGGACGGCTGGTGCCGGTGATCGGCCGGCGCTTCCCGCTGGAGAAGGTCGCGGACGCCCACGCGGCGATCGAATCCCGCGCCACGGTGGGCAAGACGCTCCTGGTCGTCTGA